From the genome of Oceanispirochaeta sp. M1, one region includes:
- a CDS encoding PilZ domain-containing protein, with the protein MSILYTVLTIFIIVSSIPLLLAVRKGLAKVDWVEFYSMGKDAGFSFKEIGLLRKVAVVNKHQKPSSLFWSIDVLDKSLAGIHKQIETESDPDEKDYLEYLLKKLYSYRKNVEFKKPRYNRGIESTADISINQIVKLKVDVLGIFECSVLENNRNYILVTYPKGPPVPVGFSWRDRTLNVYFWRREDAGYFFQSRIMEGYPDREFKTLRMSHSDVVLRSQKRRSVRTSCKLPAQLYPLKSLKASTQLPEGQPGLRCVVQDVSEDGAAILIGGKGKVNMCCKLQMDLFGRIAILRGIVRTIDFDNKKNLSVLHIQAEEPDEQSRYLILAFVYDIYRNEQMQNGNSVPPLDPETPELKVEKGDFADPVPKDDNLPVEDELEALEAVEEELPTFDYD; encoded by the coding sequence ATGAGCATTCTTTACACCGTGTTAACCATCTTTATAATCGTCTCAAGTATTCCGCTGCTCCTGGCTGTCAGAAAAGGTCTGGCCAAGGTGGACTGGGTCGAGTTCTATTCCATGGGAAAAGATGCAGGATTCAGTTTTAAAGAGATCGGCCTTTTAAGAAAAGTCGCCGTTGTGAATAAACATCAGAAACCCTCTTCTCTGTTCTGGTCCATAGATGTTCTTGATAAGTCTCTGGCGGGGATTCATAAACAGATAGAAACTGAGAGTGATCCGGATGAAAAGGATTATCTGGAATATCTCCTTAAAAAACTCTATTCATACAGAAAAAATGTAGAATTCAAGAAACCCAGATACAACAGGGGTATTGAATCCACTGCTGATATCTCCATTAATCAGATTGTTAAACTCAAGGTGGATGTCCTTGGTATCTTCGAATGCTCTGTTCTGGAAAATAACCGTAATTATATTCTTGTAACCTACCCTAAAGGCCCCCCCGTTCCTGTGGGATTCAGCTGGAGGGACAGAACTCTGAATGTATATTTCTGGAGACGAGAGGATGCAGGATATTTTTTTCAGTCACGCATAATGGAAGGATATCCTGATAGAGAATTTAAGACCCTCCGCATGTCCCATTCGGATGTAGTGCTGAGAAGTCAGAAAAGACGTTCTGTCAGAACCAGCTGCAAACTCCCTGCCCAGCTCTATCCTCTAAAGAGTTTAAAGGCTTCAACTCAGCTCCCCGAGGGACAGCCGGGACTGCGCTGTGTCGTACAGGATGTTTCAGAAGACGGTGCCGCCATTCTTATCGGCGGTAAAGGAAAAGTTAATATGTGCTGCAAACTGCAGATGGATCTCTTCGGTAGAATTGCCATCCTCAGAGGAATTGTACGCACTATCGATTTTGATAATAAGAAGAATCTCTCTGTATTGCATATTCAGGCAGAAGAGCCGGATGAACAGTCCCGTTATCTGATTCTGGCTTTTGTATATGATATATACAGAAATGAACAGATGCAGAACGGTAACTCTGTTCCCCCTCTAGACCCGGAAACTCCCGAATTAAAAGTGGAAAAAGGTGATTTTGCCGATCCTGTTCCCAAAGACGATAATTTACCGGTAGAGGATGAGCTTGAAGCTCTTGAAGCTGTTGAGGAAGAATTACCAACTTTCGATTACGACTGA
- a CDS encoding CPBP family intramembrane glutamic endopeptidase, whose product MNKISISIPSIPEKAEFPVIFLIIFLPAYLNQGSLPAGLFDNPVYHLMTILQSLLILSLLFYLMRKTPPQTGESPSAMAEEIKITHSLITLGGLILLYSLYSFILTMLQRAGYSKPEEAVLLSRGIMLIPSLLTCLAAASMEEFFFRGYAFFRVRQGGSAPVKALIFISLLFAAGHIYEGLPAAFFALISGIFLGLMILRGFSLFSLSAAHGIFNFLMILLSYLKQSELF is encoded by the coding sequence TTGAACAAAATCAGTATAAGTATACCCTCAATTCCAGAAAAGGCCGAATTCCCTGTCATTTTTCTGATCATTTTTCTTCCTGCCTATCTTAACCAGGGATCTCTGCCGGCCGGACTCTTTGACAATCCTGTTTATCATCTGATGACAATCCTGCAGTCTCTGCTGATTCTAAGCCTCCTGTTCTACCTGATGCGAAAGACTCCACCCCAAACCGGAGAAAGCCCTTCCGCCATGGCCGAAGAAATAAAAATAACCCATAGCCTGATAACCCTGGGAGGACTGATACTCCTTTACTCCCTCTACTCTTTTATTCTGACAATGCTTCAGAGGGCCGGTTATTCAAAGCCTGAGGAGGCAGTATTGCTTAGCAGAGGCATCATGCTGATTCCCAGCCTGCTGACCTGCCTGGCAGCAGCGTCCATGGAAGAGTTTTTTTTCAGAGGATATGCTTTTTTCAGGGTTCGTCAGGGCGGCAGCGCCCCTGTCAAAGCCCTGATATTTATAAGCCTGCTCTTTGCGGCGGGACATATTTATGAAGGTCTGCCGGCTGCTTTCTTTGCTCTCATTTCCGGAATATTCCTGGGACTGATGATACTTAGAGGATTTTCTCTGTTTTCTCTGTCCGCAGCTCATGGTATATTTAATTTCCTGATGATCCTTCTGTCATACTTGAAACAGAGCGAACTTTTTTAA
- a CDS encoding TlpA disulfide reductase family protein: MKKTAILLVILQLFILGGNSLFAEGGIGRLKALGFSFPKSEMTPPPLTAYLNEEIVELTNQKRVTILYFWSSVIPPSMTDLTLLNKINDEFEEGEILIAPINLNEDRPQAYKAAAEAGLDLDIYLYPDPANLKAYILKSVPAAYILDKNGFLAASRQGNTPWDHPDIIRSLKELAASGP; encoded by the coding sequence ATGAAAAAAACTGCAATACTGCTGGTAATACTCCAGTTATTCATCCTTGGTGGAAACAGTCTCTTTGCAGAAGGCGGGATAGGGCGGCTGAAGGCTCTGGGCTTCTCCTTTCCCAAATCAGAGATGACCCCGCCTCCCCTTACAGCATATCTGAATGAAGAAATCGTAGAACTGACAAATCAGAAAAGGGTTACGATTCTCTACTTCTGGTCCAGTGTCATCCCTCCCAGCATGACCGACCTGACCCTGCTGAACAAAATAAACGATGAATTTGAAGAGGGTGAGATCCTTATAGCTCCGATCAATCTGAATGAAGACAGGCCGCAGGCTTACAAAGCGGCCGCAGAGGCGGGATTAGACCTGGATATCTACTTGTATCCTGATCCTGCAAATCTGAAGGCCTATATCCTGAAATCAGTTCCAGCAGCTTATATCCTGGATAAAAATGGATTTCTCGCGGCCTCCCGTCAGGGAAATACGCCCTGGGATCATCCCGACATCATCCGCAGTCTAAAGGAACTGGCTGCATCCGGACCATGA
- the sfsA gene encoding DNA/RNA nuclease SfsA: MKIFTSDASGEFVSRPNRFIVMVKLPGGIVRAHCPNPGRLIELMNPGRSMTLEKSRIPGRKTDWTLVAAEYNGATVPLYSAKANAVAGELIIPRLFPDAREIKAEYSWGKSRFDWHFFNGDKEVFLEVKACTLIEENIAMFPDAPSIRASRHIEELSEIGEDKNRETHVVFVIMNPDTELFIPNMHTDPDFALTLSRCRNRVQYHGVSASCTEDGELSISRLDVPIQTDKAGAVEKDSGVYMILLKLNDCSISVGALGEMEFKQGWYIYAGSAMKNLKSRVKRHLAKRKRKHWHIDYLAEASEKTKAFPIYTLRDLECTMAGDLSAIADDEIQGFGCSDCNCPSHLFYFKDDPLQNRKYLNLLFRYRHKLAFA; encoded by the coding sequence ATGAAAATATTTACTTCCGATGCCTCAGGAGAATTTGTCTCCAGACCAAACCGCTTTATAGTGATGGTAAAACTTCCCGGAGGGATTGTCCGTGCCCACTGTCCCAATCCGGGTAGACTTATTGAACTCATGAATCCCGGACGCAGTATGACACTGGAAAAGAGCAGAATTCCCGGAAGAAAAACAGACTGGACCCTGGTGGCCGCCGAATATAACGGAGCCACAGTTCCTCTCTACTCGGCAAAGGCAAACGCAGTTGCCGGAGAATTGATTATCCCCCGCTTATTTCCCGATGCCAGGGAGATAAAAGCCGAGTACAGCTGGGGGAAATCCCGCTTTGACTGGCACTTTTTCAATGGAGATAAAGAGGTATTCCTGGAAGTAAAAGCCTGTACCCTTATAGAAGAGAATATCGCAATGTTCCCCGATGCCCCCTCAATCAGAGCCTCAAGGCATATAGAGGAGCTCTCTGAGATAGGAGAGGATAAAAACAGAGAAACCCATGTTGTCTTTGTAATCATGAATCCCGACACAGAACTCTTCATCCCCAATATGCATACGGATCCCGACTTTGCCCTGACCCTTTCCCGTTGCAGGAACAGGGTTCAGTATCATGGAGTCAGCGCCTCCTGCACAGAAGATGGAGAGCTCAGCATTTCCAGACTGGATGTACCTATACAAACAGATAAAGCCGGGGCTGTTGAAAAAGACAGCGGTGTTTATATGATTCTTCTCAAACTGAATGACTGCAGTATTTCTGTGGGAGCTCTGGGAGAGATGGAATTCAAACAGGGATGGTATATCTATGCCGGATCTGCAATGAAGAATCTTAAATCAAGAGTTAAACGTCATTTGGCTAAAAGGAAGAGGAAGCACTGGCATATAGATTATCTGGCGGAGGCTTCGGAAAAGACAAAAGCCTTTCCGATCTATACTCTCAGAGATTTGGAATGTACGATGGCCGGAGATCTGTCGGCTATTGCGGATGATGAAATACAGGGATTCGGCTGCTCCGACTGCAACTGCCCTTCCCACCTCTTCTACTTCAAGGATGATCCTCTGCAGAACAGAAAGTATCTGAATCTTCTGTTCCGATACAGGCATAAACTGGCCTTCGCCTGA
- a CDS encoding TylF/MycF/NovP-related O-methyltransferase, whose product MIENKDEERAAILRSRGWGCESPATHRIDIEDSFKDIWKEAAPHTMISMERGYAVYSGIRHIVRRGIPGDFVECGVWQGGTCMLMALSLMQLGAEKRNIWMYDTYSGMTVPGDEDKIASSGQAVSERWEEGWWAAGTELVRSNLAKTGYPMDRFRIVAGDVCMTLDENIPEKTALLRLDTDWYASTKKELEVLYPVLEKGGVLIIDDYGHFSGARQAVDEYFMNDRDAPLFQRSDYTGRMALKEN is encoded by the coding sequence ATGATAGAAAATAAAGATGAAGAAAGGGCTGCCATTCTGCGCAGCCGGGGCTGGGGATGTGAATCTCCGGCAACCCATAGAATTGATATAGAAGATTCCTTTAAGGACATATGGAAAGAAGCAGCCCCCCATACCATGATATCCATGGAGAGGGGCTATGCTGTTTATTCGGGGATCAGGCATATTGTACGCCGCGGTATTCCCGGTGATTTTGTAGAATGCGGTGTCTGGCAGGGTGGTACCTGCATGCTGATGGCTCTGAGTCTGATGCAGCTGGGTGCTGAGAAGCGGAATATCTGGATGTACGATACCTACAGCGGTATGACTGTTCCGGGGGATGAAGATAAGATTGCTTCATCGGGACAGGCAGTCTCAGAGCGCTGGGAAGAGGGCTGGTGGGCCGCAGGAACAGAGCTGGTGCGCAGTAATCTTGCAAAGACCGGATATCCCATGGACAGGTTCCGGATTGTAGCCGGTGATGTCTGTATGACCCTTGATGAAAATATTCCCGAAAAGACAGCCCTGTTGCGCCTCGATACCGACTGGTATGCCTCTACTAAGAAAGAGCTGGAGGTTCTGTATCCGGTACTTGAAAAAGGCGGTGTTCTGATTATTGACGACTATGGTCATTTCAGCGGTGCCCGTCAGGCAGTGGATGAGTATTTTATGAACGACCGGGATGCTCCTCTTTTTCAGAGAAGCGACTATACGGGACGCATGGCTCTTAAGGAAAACTGA